The following nucleotide sequence is from Ignavibacteriales bacterium.
ATGAGAACGATTTGATTCAATTCATAATCGAATTGAGAACTGAGGCGCGTGCACAAAAGCTCTGGGCAATGTCCGATAAAATCCGGGATGGGGTAAAAAATCTTGGAATTGTTATCGAAGACAAAAAGGACGGAACAAGTTGGCGGCGGGGGTAAAAATAAATTATTTTAATATTTGTGCGATAACATAAACTTAAAATGGTGAGGTGTTTGTGAAGAATTTTGTAATATTATTATTTGTAGATGTACTTCTTACGATAATCTTAACATGCTTTGTATTCTCTCAGAAGAATCAAAACATGTTCACCAATCATTCGCTCAAGCCGGAATCTTTAATGGGTGGCAAGCATGGGAATCTTGCTTCTTTATTAGAGGAAAAAGAAAGATGCGATGATGAGGAGTCACTTGATGTATCAGAACGACTGATCATCGAAAAAATCGGCAATGATACAATATTTATCCGTATTGCCTATCTTAGAGAAATCTGGAGTCCGGAAAAAAGTATTTGGGATTCGGCTGGCATAGGAATTTCTTTATATGATGTAAATGGAAATCTAACTGAATATTTATATCAAATCCGTGACTCAGTCAGCTGGATTAATGATTATAAATACAATTATTCTTATGATGAATATGGAAATCAGATAGAGTACAACCATCAGATTTGGGATGGAAGTACGTGGTACACTGATTTCAAGATTACTTCGACTTATGATTTGATTGGTAATCTAACGGAACAAATCTATCAAAATTGGGATGGCAGTATGTTAGTAAACACTTCCAAAATCTCTTCTGTTTTCGACTTGAACGGTAATCAAACTGAATATTTATATCAGAATTGGGACGTAATCGGCTGGATAAATATTGAAAAGTTCACATACACTTACAATTCAAATAACAAACAAATCGAATGGTTTCACCATAACTGGGATAGCATAAAATGGGTTGAGAGTGAGAAGGGACAAAATATTTATGATGAAAATAATAACATTGTAGAGTCTATTGATTATCAAATGCTTGACAGCTTATGGGTTAATCATAATAAAACAAATTATAATTATAATCAGGCAGGTAAACGAACGGAGCTTACATCACAAATTTGGGAAGATAGTACCTGGGTGAATGATAGGAATACTCTTTATTCATACGACATCAACGGAAATCGAACAGAGGTCTTGAACCGATATTGGATTAACCAATGGATAAATAATTATAAATACACTTATGCTTATGATTTAAATGGCAAAAGGGTAGAGTATTATTATCAGAGATGGTATGGAAATACACTGCAAAATATAAAAAAAAGCATTTACGTTTATGACACCACTGGCATTCGGATAGAATATATTCGTCAAACGGGATTTGATAGCACTTGGGTAAATTCGAGTAAATCCAGTTACTTCTATGGCGAAAATGGTAAGCTGACAACCTATCTATCTCAGGATTGGAACGGTATTGAATGGGTAAACTACACCAGAAATAATTATACTTGGCAAGTGCTTCTAACTGATATGAACGAACAATCAAATATTATTTCTAGCTTCAAACTATCGTCTAATTATCCCAATCCTTTCAACCCACAAACAAAAATATCGTTCTCAATTCCAAAAGAAAGTTACGTTACTTTAAAAGTCTATGATTTACTTGGAAGAGAAGTGGCAATACTTGTCCAAGAAAAGAAACAGCAAGGTGAATATTCTGTAACTTGGAATGCCGATAATGTTCCTAGTGGTGTGTACTTCTACAAATTATTAGCAGGCGGTCTTGCAGAAACAAAAAAAATGATTTTGATGAGATAGTTAACTGCTATAAATATTTTTAGAATCATTATCATTTATTTATTACAAGTGGGGATTAAGGACTAACTGTTAGTTCGTGCGGAGCGAGGTATCACCTCGCTCTACGATCAAGCGTAATTTTATTTATCTAACGCTTTTTTCCACTCATACACTTCATATCCATCCACCATTCTACCGGATGGTTCAAAACCGACACGTTCGTTAAGCGGTTCAATTGTCGGTTTGGCTATGCAAACAGTGTTTGGCAGTGCGTTCTTCTGCATATGTCCAGCGATATCAATTACTCTGTCGCTTATCTCTTCTAGTGGAATAGATTCATCAAAATAAACGAATCCTGAATTTACACCCGCGCGGACAAGAAAATCGCGCCGCATCCCTTTTACAGTTTTGTTGAAATTATCCAATCCGTTAATAACTTCACGTGCTGCCCTTACTGCAGCGTCTACGGTGTTGAAACAACTCATCACGCCATCAGGTGTCCATGTAGATTTCAAACAACCATACGTGGCAAAACATTTCTCGACGAATCGTTTATACTCTTTGAAATCATGTTCAATTATCGCTTTTTCCTCTCCTTCCTTCATGCCTGTGGAATCGACGACATCGATCGCGAGAAAAGCGAGATCGCGCCCCATTTCATCCAACTTCTTTTTAGTTTCGATGAATTCTTTCAACAATTGCTCGCGGTCTTTCTTCTTGGCATTTTTAAATTGTTCTAATTTTTCATTCAACGGTGTCAAAACTATCGCGTTATCCGATAGGTGCATCTGCTTTTTCCACGAATCGACATTATCCTTATATTTAAAATACTCAGATTTATCTTTTAACTTTTCACTCATCCTCGTCAACGACCCGCTGAGGATGAATAATCCGACTATTGATATCCATCTCGACATATCTTTGCCGGCGATCTTTGTGGGTATATTATCTTTTACCAGCACTAAAAGATTTTTATCGGTGTCGATAATCCATTTTGCAAATCGATAAGATGCCGCGTCTTCAACATATTGTAATATAAGAGGAGCGATGAAAAGAAGCATCAGTAACATCAGAAATACACCGCAAGCCCGGATGATTCTTGAAGTGATCGATAAACTAAGTACCCGAAACGATTTATGTTCAGTTTTCATTTTTAGATTATATTTAATGTGAATTATTTTGTCCAATTAAAGCAAGAAGATGCGCTTCAACACTTAATGTTAACGCGCCGAAATTGTATCCGCCTTCCAGCACCGAAACAATCCGACCGTTGCAAATCTTTTCTGCTTTATCAGTCAGCATCGATGTCAATATTCCAAACGAACTCTCTGTCA
It contains:
- a CDS encoding guanylate cyclase, producing MKTEHKSFRVLSLSITSRIIRACGVFLMLLMLLFIAPLILQYVEDAASYRFAKWIIDTDKNLLVLVKDNIPTKIAGKDMSRWISIVGLFILSGSLTRMSEKLKDKSEYFKYKDNVDSWKKQMHLSDNAIVLTPLNEKLEQFKNAKKKDREQLLKEFIETKKKLDEMGRDLAFLAIDVVDSTGMKEGEEKAIIEHDFKEYKRFVEKCFATYGCLKSTWTPDGVMSCFNTVDAAVRAAREVINGLDNFNKTVKGMRRDFLVRAGVNSGFVYFDESIPLEEISDRVIDIAGHMQKNALPNTVCIAKPTIEPLNERVGFEPSGRMVDGYEVYEWKKALDK
- a CDS encoding T9SS type A sorting domain-containing protein → MKNFVILLFVDVLLTIILTCFVFSQKNQNMFTNHSLKPESLMGGKHGNLASLLEEKERCDDEESLDVSERLIIEKIGNDTIFIRIAYLREIWSPEKSIWDSAGIGISLYDVNGNLTEYLYQIRDSVSWINDYKYNYSYDEYGNQIEYNHQIWDGSTWYTDFKITSTYDLIGNLTEQIYQNWDGSMLVNTSKISSVFDLNGNQTEYLYQNWDVIGWINIEKFTYTYNSNNKQIEWFHHNWDSIKWVESEKGQNIYDENNNIVESIDYQMLDSLWVNHNKTNYNYNQAGKRTELTSQIWEDSTWVNDRNTLYSYDINGNRTEVLNRYWINQWINNYKYTYAYDLNGKRVEYYYQRWYGNTLQNIKKSIYVYDTTGIRIEYIRQTGFDSTWVNSSKSSYFYGENGKLTTYLSQDWNGIEWVNYTRNNYTWQVLLTDMNEQSNIISSFKLSSNYPNPFNPQTKISFSIPKESYVTLKVYDLLGREVAILVQEKKQQGEYSVTWNADNVPSGVYFYKLLAGGLAETKKMILMR